The DNA segment GGTTGATGATCACCATCACCGATGAGCGCAGTGAAGTCGAACGCCGCCACGAGTTTTTGTACAAAGGTGGAATTTCAGAATTTGTCCAGCACCTCAACCGCAACAAAAATGTGCTCATGCCCGAGCCGTTTTACTGTGAATCCACCCAGGGTGAAATGACGATTGAGGTGGCCATCCAGTACAACGACGCGTATGACGAAAAGGTGTTCAGCTTTGCCAACAACATCAACACGATTGACGGCGGAACACACCTTTCCGGCTTCCGAACCGCCCTCACGGCCAGCATCAACAGCTATGCTGCTTCCGAAGGGCTTTCCAAGCAATTGAAAGAAAATCTGACTGGCGATGATGTCCGCGAAGGACTGGTCGGCGTCATCAACGTCAAAATTCCGCAGCCCCAGTTTGAAGGTCAGACCAAAAACAAACTCAATAGCGATGTCAAAGGGCAGGTTGATTCGGTCATTCGCGAACACCTCAAGATGTACTTCGAGGAACATCCGGCCATTGCCAAACGACTGATTCTGAAAGCGGTTGAAGCTGCCCGTGCCCGCGAAGCCGCCCGCCGCGCCCGCGAAATCTCGCGCAAATCAGCCCTGAGCGGCCTCACGCTGCCTGGAAAGCTGGCCGATTGTTCCGAACGTGACCCTGAAAAATGCGAACTGTTTTTGGTGGAAGGCGACTCCGCCGGCGGGAGCGCAAAGCAAGGTCGTGACCGGCGAACCCAGGCCATCATGCCGCTCAAGGGGAAGATTCTGAACGTCGAGAAATCACGCTACGACAAAATGCTCTCGCATAGCGAAATCGGCGCGTTGATTATGGCGCTCGGGACGGGAATCGGAAAATCGGACTTTGACATCAACAAGCTTCGCTATCACCGCATCATCATCCTTTGCGACGCCGACGTGGACGGAAGCCATATTCGAACGCTGCTGCTGACGTTTTTCTACCGGCAAATGCCTGAATTGATTGAGCGTGGGTATGTCTATATTGCCCAGCCACCGCTCTTCAAAGTCAAAAAAGGCCGTTCAGAGCAGTATGTGCTCGATGAGCGGGAATTGAACCGCTACCTGATGCGCAAGGCGACCGAAGACGTCAAAGTCAAAGTCGAAGCGACCGGAAAAGAATATGAAGGCCGCGAACTGGCCAAATTCATCGAAAAATTGATTGAATTTGAAAACTACTACAACAAACTGCTCCGCCGCCTGTTGCGTGATACCAAACTGGCTGATGTGGTGCTCCAGGTCTTTGGCGGCACCAACGGTATTGCCGACGGCGTGAAGCTCCACAAAGTTTTCGAAGATGAATCACGCCTTGGACGACTTGAAGCGGCGTTGATTGACGCCGGGTACTCCACCGAGTTGACCCGCGATGAAGAGCACAATCTCTGGAGCGTCAATGTGACTGGCAAAAACGGTGTCGTCCGGATTGACTGGGAACTTTCAACCCACGTCGAATTCCAAAAATCACTGACGATGTACCTGGATTTGCGAAGTGCCATGCAATCGTCGTTTACCGTAGCCAATGGCGGTCAACCAGCACTGATTCCTTCCTACAAACAGTTGGCCGAGCACGTGTTGAGTGTTGCCAAGAAGGACATCAACATCCAGCGTTACAAAGGACTGGGCGAAATGAACCCGGAACAGCTCTGGGAAACCACGCTCAATCAGGGGAAACGGACATTGCTCCAGGTTCGAGTCAACGATGCGGTTGAAACCGACGAAATTTTCACCATTCTGATGGGAGACACCGTCGAACCACGGCGGAAATTCATCGAAGACAACGCACTTGATGTGAAAAACCTGGACATCTGATTTTTTGGGGCTGAAAAATCCTCGGGCTTAGGGCTCAGGGCTTGGGGCTGAAGACTCGCAAGCTCGGGGCTGAAGAAATCGGGTTGAAGACTTTGGGATTTTGTCTTGAACTCGATGTTCCTCAACCCCAAGCCCGTTTTCTTCAGCCCCAAGCCCTGGTATTTTCAGCCCCAAGCCCTGAGCCCTGGTATTTTCAGCCCGAACAAAATGACTGAAGTTACCTACTTTGTACCTGAAGAAGAAGCGTATGCCCGCCTGGACGAGTTTATCCAGCGGCATGATTTCTCATTTCCAATTTCGGCCATTCGAAAAGCGATTGAAGACGGCAATGTTCGCATCAACAGTAAAGTCCAGACGGCTGGCTGGCGATTGCGACAGGGTGACAAAGTCACGGTCAAGCTTGAAGGGTATCGTGGACAGGCGCTCGAAGCTGAAAATGTCCCGCTTGAAGTCTTGTATGAAGATGCGTTTTTGATTGCCGTCAACAAGCCGCCGGATATGTTATCGCACCCGTCAGTCAAAGAACGCAGCGGGACGCTACTCAACGCACTGCTTGGCTATTATCAGCAAAAGAAAGATGTTGAGGCACTCAGGATGTGGCCGGCGCTGGCTCATCGCCTGGACCGGGATACGTCAGGAGTAATCGTGGCGGCAAAACAAGAGCGGGCGGTGGAAAAGCTCTTTGTTGCTTTTCGTGACCGCAAGATGAAAAAAGTCTATCAGGCGATTGTATTTGGCGTTCCCGAGGCGGAACAGGGAATCATCGAAGCACCGATTGGCCGCCATCCGGTGCTCTGGCCACGCTGGCGGGTGATGGATGACGGAAAATCAGCGAAAACCGCCTATCGAGTCACCGGGACCAAAAATGGATTTTCACTCATCGAATTGGAACCGCTCACCGGACGCACGCATCAGCTTCGAATTCACCTGGCCCATATCGGACACCCGATTGTCGGAGACCATACCTACGGACGAGCGTTGAACAAAGCGTTTGCGCAGTCACACCCCGAACTCAAAGTCAAACACCACTTTCTGCACGCTGCCAAATTGAGCTTTACCCACCCCATGCGCCGTGAAGAGATTCATCTGGAAGCGCCAATGCCCCAGACAATGAAGGGATTTTGGGACGGTGGAATCGTGAACAAGGATTCTGAGCTTCAGGGAAATTGACAAACGGCATTTGAACAGCAGGGGGTTGTAAAGAGATTTTGTTTTGAACGTATCGCCCACAAAGAAAAACGGGAGCTTTTCAGCTCCCGTTTTTCTTTGAATGTGTTGGCTCCTCAGGTAGGACTCGAACCTACAACCCTTCGGTTAACAGCCGAATGCTCTGCCATTGAGCTACTGAGGAATAAGCTCCTCATGAGGGAACGCGCAATATAGGCAATGACCTTTGGTTTTGTCAACACTTTTTTTCGGCAGCCAGGAAAAAAGAGAATGAAGAATGGTCTTGAGATTCTATCCTGTTTTCTTCAACCCAAATGTCTTCAGCCCGTTTTCTTCAGCCCTGAGCTTGCGAATCTTCAGCCCCAAGCCCTCAGCCCTGGTTCTTCAGCCCAGGCATTACGTCGTTCGCAGTTCGTGAGCGACGGCTTTGCCGATTTCGCGGGCCTGCTCAAGGTCTTCCGGCGCCAGCGAAATAGCGCCGACCACGGCATGGCCGCCGCCGCCATAGCGTTCGCAAATCTTGGCCAGATTATGGGTGCGCTCCATTCCGCTCCAGGGATTGTACCCAATCGAAATTTTCGACCGGGTGGCACCACGGCTCACCCCTACGCTATAGCGGGCTTTGGGAAACATGCAGTAAGCAATGAATTTATTGTAGCCTTCAATATCGTGGTCGCTGACATCGAAATAAACCACGCCGTCAGAACATTCACCAGCTTGCTGAATGATTTCAACTGCCTGGTTGTGCCGGGCAAGCAATGGGGTAAACACGGCCTGAACACGTTCGTCGGCTGCGGTTTCAGCCAGGGATTTGACCTGCAACGACCGAATGATGTGATGGAGCAGGCTTTGGTCCCGATTTGATTCAATCACCAGTGCCAGTTGGGGGGCGGGTTCTTTGAGATTGATCGCATTTTCCGGAGATTCGTACTGCGCTCCATCAATTAAATCAGCCCACTGAATCAGTTCGATGAGTTCAGGCAGGTCAGTGTCAAACTTTTCGCGGGCGATGTCGGCAATATATTTGGTGCAGGATTTGTAATTCGGATCAAAGTATTTTCGGCCACGTGTATCCTGGTTGAAATGGGCCTCATCTTCGGCAGAGAGGAAGGCGCTCTGGTGGTGGTCAAACCACCATGTCAGCCGATCATCGCTGTTATATTTAAAGTCTACAATCGCAAATTCATCGGCATCATCAAACAAATCTGGTTCAAACAATCTTCCGGGCCGATGGGTCAATCCGTGGTACGAGATTTCAACATCGGGGTAGAATTTCCGCCGGTAAAACGTGGAAAATACAGCGGCGGAGCACGCTCCGTCAAAGCAAAAGTTGTGGTACAGCACTTTCAACTTCATAAGCAACCTGCTTTCAATCGGGTCAATAACTTTTCGTGAATTCCACCAAAGCCGCCATTGGACATAATGGCCACGACATCGCCTTCGCGCAGTTCGGGAACAACCTTTTCGATAATGGCATCGGCACCGTCAATGACATCAGCGGGGATTCCTTTCTCACGCAGCACCGAAATGACCTGCTGCGGAGAAAACTGA comes from the Acidobacteriota bacterium genome and includes:
- the gyrB gene encoding DNA topoisomerase (ATP-hydrolyzing) subunit B, which encodes MSTPREEKELHTQSETTPNTPETYTSASITSLSGRDAVRLRPAMYIGSNGELGLHHLVYEVCDNSVDEALGGYCTQVDVIIHPDNSITVLDNGRGIPVDIKEDDPQKRSGVEIVLTELHAGAKFGEDNSYKVSGGLHGVGVSCVNFLSETFRVEVYRNNKTYEQEFERGIPTGPLRQTGTTKRRGTKVTFKPDTSIFTFTEYNFDTLSQRLREKAFLTKGLMITITDERSEVERRHEFLYKGGISEFVQHLNRNKNVLMPEPFYCESTQGEMTIEVAIQYNDAYDEKVFSFANNINTIDGGTHLSGFRTALTASINSYAASEGLSKQLKENLTGDDVREGLVGVINVKIPQPQFEGQTKNKLNSDVKGQVDSVIREHLKMYFEEHPAIAKRLILKAVEAARAREAARRAREISRKSALSGLTLPGKLADCSERDPEKCELFLVEGDSAGGSAKQGRDRRTQAIMPLKGKILNVEKSRYDKMLSHSEIGALIMALGTGIGKSDFDINKLRYHRIIILCDADVDGSHIRTLLLTFFYRQMPELIERGYVYIAQPPLFKVKKGRSEQYVLDERELNRYLMRKATEDVKVKVEATGKEYEGRELAKFIEKLIEFENYYNKLLRRLLRDTKLADVVLQVFGGTNGIADGVKLHKVFEDESRLGRLEAALIDAGYSTELTRDEEHNLWSVNVTGKNGVVRIDWELSTHVEFQKSLTMYLDLRSAMQSSFTVANGGQPALIPSYKQLAEHVLSVAKKDINIQRYKGLGEMNPEQLWETTLNQGKRTLLQVRVNDAVETDEIFTILMGDTVEPRRKFIEDNALDVKNLDI
- a CDS encoding RluA family pseudouridine synthase, which gives rise to MTEVTYFVPEEEAYARLDEFIQRHDFSFPISAIRKAIEDGNVRINSKVQTAGWRLRQGDKVTVKLEGYRGQALEAENVPLEVLYEDAFLIAVNKPPDMLSHPSVKERSGTLLNALLGYYQQKKDVEALRMWPALAHRLDRDTSGVIVAAKQERAVEKLFVAFRDRKMKKVYQAIVFGVPEAEQGIIEAPIGRHPVLWPRWRVMDDGKSAKTAYRVTGTKNGFSLIELEPLTGRTHQLRIHLAHIGHPIVGDHTYGRALNKAFAQSHPELKVKHHFLHAAKLSFTHPMRREEIHLEAPMPQTMKGFWDGGIVNKDSELQGN
- a CDS encoding phosphoesterase, translated to MKLKVLYHNFCFDGACSAAVFSTFYRRKFYPDVEISYHGLTHRPGRLFEPDLFDDADEFAIVDFKYNSDDRLTWWFDHHQSAFLSAEDEAHFNQDTRGRKYFDPNYKSCTKYIADIAREKFDTDLPELIELIQWADLIDGAQYESPENAINLKEPAPQLALVIESNRDQSLLHHIIRSLQVKSLAETAADERVQAVFTPLLARHNQAVEIIQQAGECSDGVVYFDVSDHDIEGYNKFIAYCMFPKARYSVGVSRGATRSKISIGYNPWSGMERTHNLAKICERYGGGGHAVVGAISLAPEDLEQAREIGKAVAHELRTT